In Paraburkholderia terrae, a genomic segment contains:
- the mmsA gene encoding multiple monosaccharide ABC transporter ATP-binding protein: MDTILEMRGIQKSFGAVKALNNVNLRVRQGEIHAICGENGAGKSTLMKILSGVYPHGSYSGDVLYDGQERAFADISDSEAVGIIIIHQELALVPMLSITENIFLGNEQSKRGIIDWQVSRAKAKGLLAKVGLTDSPDAPVGTLGIGKQQLIEIAKALSKEVRLLILDEPTASLNEKDSDTLLTLLLELKARGVTSIIISHKLNEISRVADGITVIRDGSTVDALDCSVESVSEDRIIKAMVGREMSDRYPPRTPNIGEVIFEVKDWRVQHPTQRDRAVIKGVNLTARKGEIVGIAGLMGSGRTELAMSVFGGTYGQDITGQVLMHGKQVDVSSVQKAIKAGIAYVTEDRKGNGLLLDDNIKRNITLANLSGVSRMGVVDEHEEITVATEFLKKLRIRAQGVTHVVGNLSGGNQQKVVLSKWLFSEPEVLILDEPTRGIDVGAKYEIYNIINQAVAAGKCVVMISSEMPELLGMCDRVYVMNEGRFVGEFTAEEVSQEKIMRAIMRNGGIENA, from the coding sequence ATGGATACCATTCTGGAGATGCGCGGAATTCAGAAGAGCTTTGGCGCTGTCAAAGCCCTGAATAACGTCAATCTGAGGGTCCGTCAGGGCGAGATTCACGCCATTTGTGGAGAAAATGGCGCCGGAAAATCGACCCTGATGAAGATCCTCAGTGGTGTGTACCCGCACGGCTCTTATTCTGGCGACGTCCTTTACGACGGTCAGGAACGGGCGTTCGCCGATATTTCCGATAGCGAGGCGGTTGGCATCATCATCATCCATCAAGAGCTCGCGCTCGTACCGATGCTCTCGATTACCGAGAACATCTTTCTCGGTAACGAGCAGTCGAAGCGCGGCATCATCGATTGGCAGGTATCGCGTGCAAAGGCCAAGGGACTGTTGGCGAAGGTAGGGCTCACGGACTCGCCGGACGCACCCGTCGGCACGCTCGGGATTGGCAAGCAGCAGCTCATCGAGATTGCGAAGGCATTGTCGAAAGAGGTTCGTTTGCTCATTCTCGACGAGCCTACGGCAAGCTTGAATGAGAAAGACAGCGACACGCTTCTCACTCTGCTGCTCGAGTTGAAAGCGCGTGGCGTCACGTCAATCATCATCTCGCACAAGCTCAACGAAATTTCGCGCGTCGCGGACGGTATCACAGTCATTCGCGACGGCTCGACGGTCGACGCACTCGATTGCAGTGTGGAGAGTGTGAGCGAAGACCGCATCATCAAGGCGATGGTCGGCCGGGAAATGTCCGACCGCTATCCGCCGCGCACGCCGAATATCGGCGAGGTGATTTTCGAAGTCAAGGACTGGCGTGTCCAGCATCCCACGCAGCGAGACCGCGCGGTGATCAAAGGCGTGAACCTGACGGCGCGCAAGGGTGAAATCGTCGGTATCGCCGGGCTGATGGGTTCCGGGCGTACAGAACTTGCGATGAGCGTCTTTGGTGGCACCTACGGGCAAGACATCACGGGCCAGGTGCTGATGCATGGAAAGCAGGTCGATGTTTCCTCGGTACAGAAGGCCATCAAGGCGGGCATCGCATACGTGACGGAGGACCGGAAAGGCAACGGTCTGCTTCTCGACGACAACATCAAGCGAAACATCACGCTCGCGAACCTGTCTGGCGTCTCCAGGATGGGTGTCGTCGATGAGCACGAGGAGATAACGGTTGCGACTGAATTTCTGAAGAAGCTTCGAATCCGCGCACAAGGCGTCACCCACGTCGTTGGCAACCTCTCGGGCGGTAACCAGCAGAAAGTCGTGCTGAGCAAATGGCTGTTCTCCGAACCTGAGGTGCTCATCCTTGACGAGCCCACGCGAGGAATCGATGTAGGGGCGAAGTACGAGATCTACAACATCATCAATCAGGCAGTTGCGGCAGGTAAGTGTGTGGTCATGATTTCCTCGGAAATGCCCGAACTTCTCGGCATGTGTGACCGCGTCTATGTCATGAACGAAGGCCGGTTTGTCGGCGAATTCACCGCAGAAGAAGTCTCGCAGGAAAAGATCATGCGAGCGATCATGCGAAATGGAGGCATCGAAAATGCGTAA
- the chvE gene encoding multiple monosaccharide ABC transporter substrate-binding protein codes for MKILKSVAVILAASAAFAATSGTAFAQAKGVVGISLPDKTESRWITDGKSMVDALKAKGYSADLQYANYDVPTQVNQVENMLAKGVKALVIAPIDGKTFSDALALAQKKGIKVISYDRLISQTKDVDYYATFDNYGVGVLQAQSIVSAWQKAGSKTPFNIEVFGGSSDDNNAHMVYAGGMSVLKPYIDSGKFVIRSKQMAFEKVATRNWDGATAQARMDNLLSAFYGKDHLDAVWAPNDALAIGIISSLKGVGYGSGQQAMPIITGQDADVQNVKNIVRGEQTSTVFKDTRKLAGVAADMVDNALSGKQVPINDTKSYNNGAKVVPTYLVKPILVDKANYQSELVTSGYYTQAQLK; via the coding sequence ATGAAGATTTTGAAGAGTGTCGCGGTCATTCTGGCTGCATCGGCAGCTTTTGCAGCAACCTCCGGTACTGCTTTCGCTCAAGCGAAAGGCGTGGTTGGAATCTCGCTGCCGGACAAAACCGAATCCCGCTGGATTACCGACGGGAAAAGCATGGTCGACGCACTGAAGGCGAAAGGCTACTCGGCCGACCTGCAGTATGCAAACTACGACGTTCCGACCCAGGTCAACCAGGTCGAGAACATGCTCGCGAAGGGTGTCAAGGCGCTCGTCATTGCGCCTATCGACGGCAAGACCTTTTCGGACGCGCTGGCGCTTGCCCAGAAGAAGGGTATCAAGGTCATCTCATACGACCGCCTGATTAGCCAGACCAAGGACGTCGACTACTACGCCACTTTCGACAACTACGGCGTCGGCGTTCTGCAAGCGCAGAGCATCGTCAGCGCCTGGCAGAAGGCCGGCAGCAAGACCCCGTTCAACATCGAAGTGTTCGGCGGGTCCAGCGACGACAACAATGCCCATATGGTCTACGCGGGCGGCATGTCGGTCCTGAAGCCGTATATCGACAGCGGCAAGTTTGTGATTCGGAGCAAACAGATGGCCTTCGAAAAAGTCGCCACACGTAACTGGGATGGCGCGACCGCTCAGGCCCGGATGGACAATTTGCTGAGCGCATTTTATGGCAAGGACCATCTCGATGCGGTCTGGGCGCCGAATGACGCGCTGGCCATTGGCATTATCTCGTCGCTCAAAGGCGTGGGATACGGTTCGGGGCAACAGGCAATGCCCATCATCACGGGACAGGACGCGGACGTTCAGAACGTCAAGAACATCGTTCGCGGTGAGCAGACGTCGACGGTGTTCAAGGACACGCGCAAGCTGGCCGGCGTCGCAGCGGACATGGTCGACAACGCATTGAGCGGCAAGCAGGTGCCCATCAACGACACGAAGAGCTACAACAACGGTGCGAAGGTTGTTCCGACCTACCTCGTGAAGCCGATCCTGGTCGATAAGGCTAACTACCAGTCGGAATTGGTCACCAGCGGCTACTACACGCAGGCCCAACTCAAGTAA